From a region of the Paenibacillus lutimineralis genome:
- the chvE gene encoding multiple monosaccharide ABC transporter substrate-binding protein — MRKGLSLLVVTALIMVLAACGNSGEGKSSGGKNGTIGIAMPSKTLERWVSDGANMKKEFEDIGYGVDLQYAEDVVENQVSQIENMITKGVKVIVIAPIDGESLTDVLDKASEANIDVIAYDRLIKKSKHVSFYATFDNFKVGELQANYIVDKLGLKDDKGPFNIELFGGSPDDNNAYFFYDGAMSVLQPYIDSGKLVVRSGQTSMDKIATMRWDGATAQARMDNLLSANYADATVDAVLAPNDAISIGVISSLKGVGYGSANKPMPILTGQDAELASVKSIIAGEQTSTVFKDTRALAKKVVTMVQSIMKGEEAEVNDTTTYDNGEKVVPSYLLEPVIVDKDNYKKILVDSGYYTEDQLK, encoded by the coding sequence ATGAGAAAGGGACTATCGTTGTTGGTTGTAACCGCTTTAATTATGGTTCTGGCAGCGTGCGGGAACAGTGGGGAGGGGAAGAGCAGCGGCGGAAAGAACGGGACGATCGGGATTGCGATGCCGTCCAAGACATTGGAGCGCTGGGTAAGCGATGGCGCCAACATGAAAAAGGAATTCGAGGACATCGGCTATGGCGTCGATTTGCAGTATGCAGAGGACGTTGTTGAGAATCAGGTCTCCCAAATCGAGAACATGATTACCAAGGGTGTTAAGGTCATTGTTATTGCTCCGATCGATGGAGAATCATTGACCGATGTATTGGATAAAGCATCAGAGGCAAATATCGATGTCATTGCTTATGACCGGCTGATCAAGAAGAGCAAGCATGTAAGCTTCTACGCTACATTCGACAATTTTAAAGTAGGCGAGCTGCAAGCGAACTATATTGTAGACAAACTGGGTCTTAAGGATGACAAAGGTCCGTTCAACATCGAGTTGTTTGGGGGCTCACCGGACGATAACAATGCTTACTTCTTCTACGATGGAGCGATGTCCGTGCTGCAGCCTTATATTGATAGTGGCAAGCTTGTTGTTCGCAGCGGCCAGACCTCAATGGATAAAATTGCCACAATGCGTTGGGATGGTGCTACAGCCCAAGCACGGATGGATAACCTGCTGAGCGCCAACTATGCAGATGCTACGGTAGATGCTGTTCTGGCACCGAATGATGCGATCAGCATTGGGGTTATCTCTTCCCTGAAGGGTGTAGGCTATGGTTCGGCGAATAAGCCAATGCCGATTCTGACTGGTCAAGACGCAGAGCTTGCCTCTGTAAAATCGATTATCGCTGGCGAGCAGACGTCGACTGTCTTTAAGGATACACGCGCTTTAGCGAAGAAGGTCGTCACAATGGTACAAAGCATCATGAAGGGTGAAGAGGCAGAAGTCAACGATACAACGACGTATGACAATGGCGAGAAGGTTGTTCCTTCCTATCTATTGGAACCGGTTATTGTAGACAAAGACAACTATAAGAAGATTTTGGTTGATTCGGGCTACTACACCGAAGATCAACTAAAGTAG
- the ligA gene encoding NAD-dependent DNA ligase LigA translates to MDARQRMEQLVEQLNHYSYHYYTLDEPLISDKEYDVLYDELTALEVETGVTLLDSPTIRVGGELLEGFKPHRHLASLWSLDKAQNEEQLLNWNARALRLIADYNTKNPNNPLPDPTYVVELKFDGLTLNLTYSDGKLVQASTRGNGVVGEGILAQVKTIKSVPLTIPYHEGTIEVQGEGIMNLSVLNKYNETAAEPLKNARNAAAGALRNLNPKTTAQRKLSAFFYNVGYSDNIRFMDHREMMAFLKENRFKVNPYVTYHTDFAQVMEELHQIVEQRSTLDYLIDGAVIKITDMRTREVLGYTDKFPRWAVAFKFEAEETTTILESVSWNVGRTGKVTPIAKVEPVELAGVTVQNCTLNNVGDIERKNLKFALGTRVFIRRSNDVIPEILGKVTEEQDGGEILFPTECPACGSLLEQRGAHLFCNNRLDCKPQIVSRITHFASRDAMDIETFSEKTAEQLYEEVHIHGPADLYTLSFEDLIKLERFGEKKANNLLGAIEQSKGRDLSAFLFALGIPNTGKSTTKVLADHFRSLQAVMSATVEELTALPDIGGIVAESIVSYFADPLNRDGIDRMLELGVKATPPEEQAAPPVDSFFNDKTVVLTGTLHKLTRDEAGARLEALGAKVTGSVSKKTDIVVAGEKAGSKLAKAQALGIMVIEDEDEFIRLLEGGASS, encoded by the coding sequence ATGGACGCTAGGCAAAGAATGGAACAGCTCGTGGAGCAATTGAATCACTATAGTTATCACTATTACACGTTGGATGAGCCGTTGATCAGTGACAAGGAGTACGACGTACTCTATGATGAGTTGACTGCACTTGAGGTGGAGACGGGAGTAACCTTGCTGGATTCCCCGACGATCCGCGTTGGCGGCGAATTGCTCGAGGGCTTCAAGCCACATCGTCATCTGGCATCGCTATGGAGCTTGGATAAGGCGCAGAACGAAGAACAGCTTCTGAACTGGAATGCTCGGGCGCTTCGGTTAATTGCTGACTACAACACGAAGAACCCGAATAATCCGCTCCCTGACCCAACCTATGTCGTTGAGCTGAAGTTCGATGGACTGACCCTTAATCTGACCTATAGTGACGGTAAGCTGGTACAGGCGTCCACGCGGGGCAACGGCGTTGTCGGTGAAGGCATCCTGGCGCAGGTGAAGACGATCAAGTCGGTGCCGCTGACGATTCCGTATCATGAAGGGACAATCGAAGTACAGGGCGAAGGCATTATGAATCTGTCTGTACTGAACAAATACAATGAGACAGCAGCTGAGCCGTTGAAAAATGCCCGTAATGCAGCAGCAGGTGCCTTGCGTAACCTGAACCCGAAGACGACCGCTCAGCGCAAATTGAGCGCGTTCTTCTATAATGTCGGATATTCGGACAATATTCGATTTATGGATCATCGTGAAATGATGGCTTTTCTCAAGGAAAATCGTTTCAAGGTGAATCCTTACGTCACCTACCATACGGATTTTGCTCAGGTAATGGAGGAACTGCATCAAATCGTAGAGCAGCGGTCGACACTGGATTATCTTATCGACGGAGCGGTCATCAAGATTACCGATATGCGTACACGAGAAGTGCTCGGATATACAGATAAATTTCCACGTTGGGCGGTGGCCTTCAAGTTTGAGGCGGAGGAGACGACCACGATTCTTGAATCGGTTAGTTGGAATGTAGGCCGGACCGGTAAGGTGACTCCAATCGCTAAGGTGGAGCCGGTGGAGTTAGCCGGGGTTACTGTGCAGAACTGCACATTGAATAATGTCGGCGATATCGAGCGTAAGAATTTGAAATTCGCGCTAGGTACCCGGGTATTTATCCGCCGTTCCAATGACGTGATCCCGGAAATCCTCGGTAAAGTGACGGAAGAGCAGGATGGCGGGGAGATTCTATTCCCTACCGAGTGTCCAGCCTGCGGCTCTTTGTTAGAGCAGCGCGGCGCCCATCTGTTCTGTAACAACCGGCTGGATTGCAAACCGCAAATTGTAAGCCGGATTACGCATTTTGCCTCGCGTGATGCGATGGACATCGAGACCTTTAGTGAGAAGACAGCCGAGCAGTTGTATGAAGAGGTGCATATTCATGGGCCAGCCGATCTTTATACATTATCTTTTGAGGACCTGATCAAGCTAGAGCGATTCGGCGAGAAGAAAGCGAACAACCTGCTCGGGGCTATTGAGCAGAGTAAAGGACGTGACCTTTCTGCCTTCTTGTTTGCACTGGGGATTCCGAATACCGGCAAATCGACCACCAAGGTGCTGGCCGATCATTTCCGCAGTCTACAAGCGGTGATGAGTGCTACGGTTGAAGAATTAACGGCTTTGCCGGATATTGGTGGCATTGTAGCAGAGAGCATCGTTTCCTACTTTGCGGATCCGCTCAACCGGGATGGCATTGATAGAATGCTGGAGCTTGGTGTTAAGGCGACACCTCCTGAAGAGCAGGCAGCTCCGCCAGTGGATTCTTTCTTTAACGATAAGACCGTGGTTCTTACAGGCACGCTGCATAAGCTGACCCGGGACGAAGCAGGCGCTCGTCTGGAGGCGCTCGGTGCGAAAGTCACTGGCAGCGTATCGAAGAAGACCGATATTGTCGTAGCTGGCGAGAAGGCTGGCAGCAAGCTAGCCAAAGCCCAGGCACTTGGAATTATGGTCATCGAGGATGAAGATGAGTTCATCCGTCTATTAGAAGGAGGAGCGAGCTCCTAA
- a CDS encoding ABC transporter substrate-binding protein → MRNKWIQKIVLLAMVGLLLAGCTSGPGKNDVKTPTTVKVMYYSEDSFNQTYGDLFSIQNENIEIELVNTQKMYNDGPIEDYEKALQDFIDQEQPDVLMLDTSTYSKMASEGKLTELDPLIERDKYNIDTIYPALIDILKDKAGGKLYGLVPTFYRNVIFYNADLFAEHGIEPPHDGMTWQDIIDTARRFPTEGDADTRVYGYGRDGYGSMTLDNLVSSIASPLGLKVVNPETLKVTVNTDAWKQAFKLAQDALASDAIYNPKEDSFGGGSMEEYYKSQLFLTGRMAMTINSAYYLRDLKEIKNRLPDYKPFQVGIVAGPVDPANPEISRDVYLSNIFAIRANSPNADAAWELIKFINGEQYAKIKSRSMNDGLLSRMGMTKEYGGINLDAFYKLKPQIDDSANSVEDKIPAEFYGQYYSIYSREIGLVESKEKSVDEALKTIEEEAQVALDQALKDKAAKDSSKAGTATPPPDNEEQLETEGDATISVESSESN, encoded by the coding sequence ATGAGAAACAAATGGATTCAAAAGATTGTACTTCTGGCGATGGTAGGATTGTTATTGGCAGGCTGTACTAGCGGTCCAGGTAAGAATGATGTAAAAACACCAACGACGGTGAAAGTCATGTATTACAGCGAGGACTCTTTCAATCAGACCTACGGTGATTTATTCTCCATACAAAATGAGAACATCGAAATTGAGCTGGTAAATACACAGAAAATGTACAACGATGGTCCGATTGAAGACTATGAGAAGGCGTTGCAGGACTTTATTGATCAGGAGCAACCTGATGTCTTGATGCTGGATACGAGTACATACAGCAAGATGGCTTCAGAAGGCAAGTTGACGGAGCTTGACCCGCTTATTGAGCGCGATAAATATAATATCGATACGATCTATCCTGCATTGATTGATATTTTAAAGGATAAAGCCGGAGGGAAGCTGTATGGTTTAGTGCCTACCTTTTATAGAAACGTAATTTTTTATAATGCAGATCTGTTCGCTGAACATGGAATTGAACCGCCGCATGATGGCATGACTTGGCAGGATATTATCGATACGGCAAGGCGGTTTCCGACAGAGGGCGATGCAGATACTAGGGTATATGGGTATGGCAGAGATGGTTACGGCAGTATGACTCTAGATAACTTGGTATCGAGCATTGCATCCCCTTTAGGATTGAAGGTAGTTAATCCAGAAACCTTGAAGGTTACCGTTAATACAGATGCCTGGAAGCAAGCATTCAAGCTCGCCCAGGATGCGCTGGCTTCGGATGCTATCTATAACCCCAAGGAGGACTCTTTCGGAGGGGGCTCCATGGAGGAATACTATAAGAGTCAGTTATTCCTGACAGGACGTATGGCAATGACCATCAATAGTGCCTATTATCTACGTGATTTGAAGGAGATCAAGAACAGATTACCAGATTATAAGCCGTTCCAGGTAGGAATTGTCGCGGGCCCGGTTGATCCTGCTAATCCGGAGATCTCTCGAGACGTATACCTGAGCAATATATTTGCTATTCGTGCGAATTCTCCGAATGCTGACGCAGCCTGGGAATTGATCAAATTCATTAATGGTGAGCAGTACGCCAAGATCAAGTCAAGGTCGATGAATGATGGATTGCTGTCGCGTATGGGAATGACGAAGGAATACGGCGGTATCAATTTGGATGCTTTTTACAAACTAAAACCTCAAATTGATGATAGTGCCAATTCCGTTGAGGACAAGATTCCAGCCGAGTTTTATGGTCAATATTACTCCATTTACTCTCGTGAGATTGGATTGGTAGAGAGTAAGGAGAAATCAGTTGATGAGGCGCTTAAGACGATTGAGGAGGAAGCACAAGTTGCGCTTGATCAAGCTCTAAAGGACAAAGCAGCAAAGGACTCATCGAAAGCCGGGACAGCAACACCGCCGCCAGATAACGAAGAACAGCTGGAAACGGAAGGTGACGCTACTATTTCCGTAGAATCTAGCGAAAGTAATTAA
- a CDS encoding extracellular solute-binding protein, with product MRGKTWQKIALLAVSCMLVAGCTSGPGKKTEDTKSTLKVLFNDESWFYQQYGDLFTMKNGENIEFEVVSTQGLYNNSEGKTYEEAFDELVDKEKPDVLMLGTSNFEKYVGDGKLVELDPYIEKEKYNLEGIYPGLIDMLKEMGGNKLYGLSPSFYGNAVFYNKDLFNKYGVDLPHDGMSWQDIIDLARRFPTEGDEKTRVYGYGDNYPTSMDSLISMISSSEGLTYVKPDTMKVTVDTDSWKRVFQLAIDAEKSGVVYNPDGDGFSGGSMEEYYQSQPFLMGRAAMTVGYPYMLQNMKDAKERLKDYKPFEIGIVSGPVDPSDPTSTYNANLSEIFAINATSPNKDAAWEFIKFINGEDYARVKSRSGGDLMTRMGFKKDFEGQSLDPFYALKPKASKIYDNMEKLPDTFYGEYNTILTRELGLVKDNKKTLDEALKTIQAEAQTALDKGLKDKEANKGKEGTSTDSASGDSEVIVTHN from the coding sequence ATGCGGGGGAAAACGTGGCAAAAGATAGCCTTGCTCGCTGTGAGCTGTATGCTTGTAGCTGGCTGTACGAGCGGGCCAGGTAAGAAGACGGAAGATACCAAATCGACTTTGAAAGTGCTCTTTAATGACGAGAGCTGGTTCTATCAACAATATGGCGACCTGTTCACCATGAAGAATGGAGAGAACATCGAGTTCGAAGTCGTCTCTACACAAGGCTTGTACAACAATTCGGAAGGCAAGACTTACGAGGAGGCCTTCGATGAGCTAGTTGATAAGGAGAAGCCAGACGTACTGATGCTGGGCACCAGCAATTTTGAGAAGTATGTTGGTGATGGCAAGCTTGTAGAGCTGGACCCTTACATTGAGAAAGAAAAATACAACCTTGAGGGGATTTATCCTGGTTTGATCGATATGTTGAAGGAGATGGGCGGAAATAAGTTATACGGCCTCTCGCCATCTTTTTATGGAAATGCAGTGTTCTATAATAAGGATCTGTTCAACAAGTATGGGGTAGATTTGCCGCATGATGGAATGTCCTGGCAGGATATTATTGACCTGGCTCGCCGTTTCCCAACGGAGGGTGATGAGAAGACTCGTGTATACGGGTATGGTGATAACTACCCTACCTCGATGGATAGTCTGATTAGCATGATCTCGAGTTCAGAAGGTCTGACGTATGTGAAACCGGATACGATGAAGGTAACGGTAGATACAGATTCGTGGAAAAGAGTATTCCAGTTGGCCATTGATGCCGAGAAATCCGGAGTCGTCTATAATCCAGATGGTGATGGCTTTTCGGGCGGATCGATGGAAGAGTACTATCAAAGCCAGCCATTCCTGATGGGGCGAGCTGCGATGACGGTAGGTTATCCTTATATGCTTCAGAATATGAAGGACGCTAAGGAAAGATTGAAGGATTATAAGCCGTTTGAAATTGGCATTGTCTCCGGACCGGTCGATCCTTCGGATCCTACATCAACTTATAACGCTAATTTGAGTGAGATTTTCGCTATTAATGCGACTTCTCCTAATAAAGATGCAGCTTGGGAGTTCATTAAGTTCATTAATGGCGAAGATTATGCCCGTGTTAAATCAAGATCCGGCGGTGATCTAATGACCCGGATGGGCTTTAAGAAGGATTTCGAAGGTCAAAGCCTTGATCCGTTCTATGCATTGAAGCCTAAGGCGAGCAAGATCTATGACAATATGGAGAAGCTTCCTGATACTTTCTACGGCGAGTACAATACAATCTTGACCAGAGAACTTGGCTTGGTTAAGGATAATAAGAAGACCCTGGACGAAGCGCTTAAGACCATCCAGGCCGAGGCGCAAACAGCACTCGACAAAGGCTTGAAGGATAAAGAAGCCAATAAAGGCAAAGAAGGAACCAGCACTGATAGTGCGAGTGGAGATAGCGAAGTTATTGTTACACATAATTAA
- a CDS encoding ABC transporter substrate-binding protein, with protein sequence MWGKIGHKITLLAISCMLVAGCTSGAGKKEEQAKSTLKVVYWDESYFYQQYGDLFTMKNGENIEFEVVTTQGLYNQGEGKSYEEAFDEFIEKEKPDVLMLDNSNLEKYIGDGKLVELDTYIEKDKYNLEGIYPGLIDMLKEIGGSKLYGLSPSFHGNAVLYNKDLFNKYGVDLPHDGMSWQDILDLARRFPTDGDEKTRVYGYGDNYPVQLETLVSNISSAEGLVDVNPDTMKVTVDTDSWKRVYQLAIDADKSGVVYNPEGDGGFTGGTMEEYYQSQPFLMGRVALTVGNPYMIRNLKEAKDMIKDYKPFELGIVAGPVDPADPTSTYNTSMGEIFAINADSPNKDAAWEFIKFVNGEDYARVKSRSDNMMSRMGFNKDYEGQSLDPFYALKPKVSKSYRSWDKLPDNFYSDYNTIKSKEIDLVKTNKKTLDEALKTIQAEAQVALDKGLKDKEANKGKESSSTNSASGDSDVATEESTSGE encoded by the coding sequence ATGTGGGGGAAAATAGGGCATAAGATTACACTGCTTGCTATTAGCTGCATGCTCGTTGCAGGTTGTACGAGTGGAGCAGGCAAGAAAGAAGAACAGGCAAAGTCAACCTTGAAAGTGGTTTATTGGGATGAGAGCTACTTCTATCAACAATATGGCGATTTGTTTACTATGAAGAATGGTGAGAACATAGAGTTCGAAGTTGTCACTACGCAGGGCCTGTACAACCAAGGGGAAGGCAAGTCCTATGAGGAGGCCTTTGATGAATTCATTGAAAAAGAGAAGCCAGATGTTCTAATGCTAGATAACAGTAATTTAGAGAAGTATATTGGCGATGGCAAGCTTGTAGAGCTGGACACGTATATCGAGAAGGACAAATATAATCTTGAAGGTATTTATCCTGGTTTGATCGATATGTTGAAGGAGATTGGCGGCAGTAAATTATACGGTCTATCCCCATCCTTTCACGGAAATGCTGTACTCTACAATAAGGATCTATTCAACAAGTATGGAGTAGATTTGCCGCATGACGGAATGTCTTGGCAGGATATTCTCGATCTGGCCCGCCGCTTCCCGACTGATGGGGATGAGAAGACTCGCGTATACGGGTATGGCGATAATTATCCTGTTCAGCTGGAGACTCTAGTAAGTAATATCTCTAGCGCGGAAGGCCTGGTGGATGTCAATCCGGACACGATGAAGGTAACGGTAGACACAGATTCATGGAAGAGAGTGTATCAACTGGCCATCGATGCCGACAAATCCGGGGTTGTCTACAATCCAGAAGGGGATGGTGGCTTTACTGGCGGTACGATGGAAGAGTACTATCAAAGCCAACCATTCCTGATGGGGCGAGTTGCGCTGACTGTCGGTAATCCTTACATGATTCGCAATCTTAAGGAAGCGAAGGACATGATCAAGGACTATAAGCCGTTTGAATTGGGTATCGTCGCTGGTCCGGTTGATCCGGCAGATCCTACCTCAACTTATAATACGAGTATGGGTGAAATTTTTGCTATCAACGCGGATTCGCCTAATAAAGATGCGGCCTGGGAGTTCATTAAGTTCGTTAACGGTGAGGATTATGCCCGTGTTAAGTCCAGATCCGACAATATGATGTCCAGAATGGGCTTCAATAAAGATTACGAAGGTCAAAGTCTGGATCCATTCTATGCGTTGAAACCGAAAGTTAGCAAGAGCTATCGAAGCTGGGATAAGCTTCCTGATAACTTCTACAGTGATTACAATACGATCAAGTCGAAAGAGATAGATTTAGTTAAAACTAACAAGAAAACCTTGGATGAAGCTCTTAAAACGATTCAAGCGGAAGCTCAGGTGGCACTCGACAAAGGGCTGAAGGACAAGGAAGCGAATAAAGGCAAAGAGAGTTCCAGTACTAACAGTGCTAGTGGGGACTCGGACGTTGCTACAGAAGAGAGTACTTCGGGAGAGTAG
- the mmsA gene encoding multiple monosaccharide ABC transporter ATP-binding protein gives MTTAILEMRKITKTFPGVKALENVNLRVQEGEIHALIGENGAGKSTLMKVLSGVYPHGTYEGDILFKDEVCEFKDIKQSENKGIVIIHQELALVPQLTIAENIFIGNEQTRRGIINWNETIVRTRELLQLVGLNESPNTPIAEIGVGKQQLVEIAKAISKQVKLLILDEPTAALNEDDSENLLNLLLEFKKQGITSVLISHKLNEITRVADSITILRDGKSIETLDMKKDNVTEDRIIKGMVGRELTNRYPEHTPKLGDLFFEVKNWNVYHPVLANRKVIDNCSFEVCRGEIVGIAGLMGSGRTELAMSLFGQSYGRRISGEIRKDGKQLHLKSITQAIKEGIAYVTEDRKEYGLILNEDIKRNTTLAAMNKISKWFVINDNQEIIVAEDFRKKLNIKAPSILQKTGNLSGGNQQKVVLSKWIFSGPDLLILDEPTRGIDVGAKYEIYSIINELADSGKGILMISSELPELLGMCDRIYVMSEGRFTGEMRRENATQEALMRLMTKSRGKIQDEHHN, from the coding sequence TTGACGACAGCAATTTTGGAAATGAGGAAGATTACAAAGACCTTCCCCGGTGTTAAAGCTCTCGAGAATGTGAACCTTCGTGTGCAAGAGGGTGAGATACACGCGCTGATCGGTGAGAATGGCGCCGGCAAGTCGACGCTGATGAAGGTATTGAGCGGTGTATATCCACATGGCACTTATGAGGGTGACATCCTATTCAAAGATGAAGTGTGCGAATTCAAGGATATTAAGCAGAGTGAGAATAAAGGGATCGTCATCATCCATCAGGAGTTGGCGTTAGTTCCTCAATTAACGATTGCAGAAAATATATTTATTGGAAATGAGCAGACAAGAAGAGGAATCATCAATTGGAACGAAACGATCGTCCGGACGAGAGAACTGCTGCAGCTTGTTGGTCTGAATGAGTCGCCGAATACGCCAATCGCGGAGATCGGTGTTGGGAAACAACAACTGGTGGAGATCGCCAAGGCCATCTCCAAGCAGGTGAAGCTGCTCATCCTGGATGAGCCGACAGCAGCGCTGAATGAGGATGACAGCGAGAATCTGTTGAATCTGCTGCTGGAATTCAAAAAGCAGGGAATTACCTCGGTACTGATCTCTCATAAACTCAATGAAATTACGAGGGTCGCTGACTCGATCACGATTCTGAGGGACGGCAAATCGATAGAGACATTGGATATGAAGAAGGACAACGTGACAGAGGATCGGATTATCAAAGGAATGGTTGGGCGCGAGCTGACGAATCGTTATCCGGAGCATACTCCGAAGCTGGGCGATCTATTTTTTGAGGTGAAAAATTGGAACGTATACCATCCCGTACTTGCGAATCGCAAAGTGATCGATAACTGCAGCTTTGAAGTGTGCCGCGGTGAGATCGTGGGTATTGCCGGTCTGATGGGCTCGGGGCGAACGGAACTAGCGATGAGCCTGTTCGGACAATCGTATGGACGACGCATTAGTGGCGAGATCCGTAAAGACGGGAAGCAGCTTCACTTGAAGAGTATTACCCAAGCCATCAAGGAAGGCATTGCCTATGTGACAGAGGACCGCAAGGAATACGGCCTGATTCTGAATGAAGATATCAAGCGCAATACGACACTCGCGGCGATGAACAAGATATCGAAATGGTTTGTTATTAATGATAACCAGGAAATCATCGTAGCTGAGGATTTTCGCAAGAAACTGAACATTAAGGCACCGAGCATTCTACAGAAGACCGGCAATTTGAGCGGGGGCAATCAGCAGAAGGTAGTACTTAGCAAATGGATATTCTCGGGGCCAGACCTGCTGATCCTAGATGAGCCTACGCGAGGGATTGATGTAGGCGCGAAATATGAGATTTATTCGATTATCAATGAGCTTGCCGATTCCGGCAAAGGCATCCTGATGATATCCTCCGAATTGCCAGAGCTGCTCGGTATGTGTGACCGAATCTATGTGATGAGCGAAGGAAGATTTACCGGGGAGATGCGAAGAGAGAATGCAACGCAGGAAGCATTGATGAGATTGATGACCAAGAGTAGGGGGAAGATCCAAGATGAGCACCATAACTAA